GGTATTATTGTTGTTTTGGTCTTGGTATTTTGCATTCTAATGACATTTAAATCAAGGGTTAATATTGCCTCGGTTGACCTATCAAAAATTATAAATGAACACCCTGCTATGGAAGAGGCAATGAAAAATTTTCAAAAAGAACTTGATAACCAGCAGAAAAAATATGATAAGTTAAAGGATGAAGAAAAAGCAAAAGAACAACAGAAAATTCAGCAAGAAATGACACAATTAGCCATACAAATGCAGCAAAATGTAGTAAAAACAGCAATTGGTGATGTGGAAAGAATAGCAAAGAAAAATGGCTATAACTATGTCATTGATAAAAATGCACTTATTGTTGGTGGAAAAGATATCACAGATGAAGTATTAAAAGAATTAAAACAAAATAAACAGGAAAAAGTACAGAATAAAGAAAATACAT
This DNA window, taken from bacterium, encodes the following:
- a CDS encoding OmpH family outer membrane protein, with the translated sequence MKVLKDKNVLGIFVCGIIVVLVLVFCILMTFKSRVNIASVDLSKIINEHPAMEEAMKNFQKELDNQQKKYDKLKDEEKAKEQQKIQQEMTQLAIQMQQNVVKTAIGDVERIAKKNGYNYVIDKNALIVGGKDITDEVLKELKQNKQEKVQNKENTSDMPVIPVNP